One part of the Suncus etruscus isolate mSunEtr1 chromosome 2, mSunEtr1.pri.cur, whole genome shotgun sequence genome encodes these proteins:
- the TINF2 gene encoding TERF1-interacting nuclear factor 2, which translates to MTRRDAPRAWQPIGSALPPFGQEAGRGAGSREPLRPEIAAAFKAGPTRGLRSRPAGFPTETPDSSKGVDTDREAAGADKASQLKAPEAPPLELAGSPPGGGTNPQVSPPGRGQHAMATPPGTRAAALRFGAAASWLVLRGRRVEQFPRVLEFLQCLREAAPGLVRYRHHARLCMGLKAKMVVELILRDRPWPQVLNALHHHFPECGPVMRDPKATKQDLRKMSEAQQTFCQQVKQFGEAPVDLTGKLQELEQEYGEPFLTAMEKLLFEYLCQLEKALPPLQAQQLQDILSWLQPGASITSSSAINQYAVDMGWPRLECSITESWDMIESMEQSPPLQRRPELDMPSPHCPQGPLSRKHAEPLAGHHFNLAPLGRRKTHSRWAPKKGSQKERPTVMLLPFRNLGTSHVLSKPKNLQEELEQHREEPAGTGNKRTAPTGKSQSPSQTPAEKAPKEKLVDLFTSEQKENCLAHPMDHLRHSVSPPRPKITACPLSACSSSITIGDLVLDSDEEDNIQGKEALENYQKTKFDTLIPTFYEYLPPLPMILDTCDKIGIPPLFSLSPLSLILHNLGRRIKLT; encoded by the exons ATGACGCGCCGTGACGCTCCCCGGGCCTGGCAGCCCATAGGCTCCGCGTTACCGCCCTTTGGGCAGGAAGCGGGCCGCGGAGCCGGAAGTCGGGAGCCCTTAAGACCAGAAATAGCGGCGGCGTTTAAAGCAGGGCCGACCCGGGGCCTTCGCAGTCGGCCTGCCGGCTTCCCTACTGAGACTCCGGACTCCTCGAAG GGAGTGGACACGGACCGCGAGGCAGCCGGCGCGGACAAAGCCTCCCAGCTGAAGGCCCCGGAAGCCCCGCCCCTAGAGCTTGCCGGAAGTCCCCCTGGAGGCGGGACGAACCCACAGGTCTCGCCCCCGGGGCGGGGCCAGCACGCCATGGCCACGCCCCCGGGCACCCGTGCCGCGGCTCTGCGCTTCGGCGCGGCGGCCAGCTGGCTCGTGCTGCGTGGGCGCCGCGTGGAGCAGTTCCCCCGCGTCTTAGAGTTCCTGCAATGTCTGCGCGAGGCTGCCCCGGGCCTGGTTCGCTACCGGCACCATGCCCGCCTGTGCATGGGCCTAAAGGCCAAG ATGGTGGTGGAGCTGATCCTGCGGGACCGGCCGTGGCCGCAGGTTCTTAATGCCCTGCATCACCATTTCCCGGAGTGCGGACCTGTGATGCGGGACCCCAAAGCT ACAAAGCAGGATCTGAGGAAGATGTCCGAGGCACAGCAGACCTTTTGCCAGCAGGTGAAACAGTTCGGAGAGGCCCCTGTGGATTTGACTGGCAAGCTGCAG GAACTGGAACAGGAGTATGGGGAACCCTTCCTAACTGCCATGGAGAAGCTCCTTTTTGAGTACCTGTGTCAGCTTGAAAAAGCACTGCCGCCACTGCAGGCACAGCAG CTTCAGGACATACTCAGTTGGCTGCAGCCTGGAGCTTCTATAACATCATCTTCTGCCATAAACCAATATGCAGTGGACATGGGGTGGCCACGCCTAG aGTGCTCTATTACTGAATCCTGGGACATGATAGAGTCCATGGAGCAGAGCCCTCCTCTCCAACGAAGACCAGAACTTGACATGCCTAGCCCACATTGTCCACAGGGCCCACTCTCAAGGAAGCATGCAGAGCCACTGGCTGGCCACCACTTCAATCTGGCCCCTCTAGGCCGAAGAAAAACTCATTCACGATGGGCTCCCAAAAAGGGAAGCCAGAAAGAGCGCCCGACAGTCATGCTGCTCCCTTTTAGGAATCTGGGCACAAGCCATGTCTTATCTAAACCGAAGAACTTGCAGGAAGAACTTGAGCAGCACAGGGAAGAACCAGCAGGCACTGGGAACAAGAGAACAGCCCCCACTGGAAAGTCTCAGAGTCCATCCCAGACCCCTGCAGAAAAGGCCCCGAAGGAAAAACTAGTTGACCTCTTTACCTCTGAACAGAAAGA GAACTGCTTGGCTCATCCCATGGATCATCTGAGACACTCAGTATCACCTCCAAGGCCCAAGATAACAG CATGTCCTCTATCAGCATGCAGCTCTTCCATTACCATAGGGGATCTGGTTTTGGATTCTGACGAGGAAGATAATATCCAAGGAAAG GAGGCTCTAGAAAACTATCAGAAGACAAAGTTTGACACCTTGATCCCCACCTTCTATGAATATCTCCCCCCACTTCCCATGATCCTAGACACCTGTGACAAGATAGGAATACCCCCTCTATTTAGCCTGTCTCCTTTGTCCTTAATTCTGCACAATTTAGGGAGGAGAATCAAGTTAACCTGA
- the GMPR2 gene encoding GMP reductase 2 translates to MPHIDNDVKLDFKDVLLRPKRSTLKSRSEVDLTRSFSFRNSKQNYTGIPVIAANMDTVGTFEMARALCKFSLFTAVHKHYNLEQWKEFAGQNPECLEHLAASSGTGSSDFEQLEQILEAIPQVKYICLDVANGYSEHFVEFVKDVRKRFPGHTIMAGNVVTGEMVEELILSGADIIKVGIGPGSVCTTRKKTGVGYPQLSAVMECADAAHGLKGHIISDGGCCCPGDVAKAFGAGADFVMLGGMLAGHSESGGELIERDGKKYKLFYGMSSELAMKKYAGGVAEYRASEGKTVEVPFKGDVEHTIRDILGGIRSTCTYVGAAKLKELSRRTTFIRVTQQVNPIFSEES, encoded by the exons ATGCCTCACATTGACAATGACGTCAAACTGGACTTCAAAGATGTCCTGTTGAGGCCCAAACGCAGCACTCTGAAATCACGAAGTGAG GTGGATCTCACAAGATCCTTTTCATTTCGAAACTCCAAACAGAATTATACTGGAATCCCGGTCATTGCTGCCAATATGGACACGGTGGGCACCTTTGAGATGGCCAGGGCTCTGTGTAAG ttcTCACTCTTCACTGCTGTCCATAAACATTACAACCTTGAGCAGTGGAAAGAGTTTGCAGGCCAGAACCCTGAGTGTTTGGAG CATTTAGCTGCTAGCTCAGGCACGGGTTCTTCTGACTTTGAACAGCTGGAACAGATCCTGGAAGCTATTCCACAGGTGAAATACATCTGCCTGGATGTAGCAAATGGCTATTCTGAACACTTTGTTGAGTTCGTAAAGGATGTTCGGAAGCGCTTCCCGGGACACACCATCATG GCAGGAAACGTGGTAACAGGAGAGATGGTGGAAGAGCTGATCCTTTCTGGGGCTGACATCATCAAAGTAGGAATTGGACCAG GCTCCGTGTGCACCACCCGGAAGAAAACTGGGGTGGGCTATCCACAACTCAGTGCAGTGATGGAGTGTGCAGATGCAGCTCATGGCCTCAAAGGCCACATCATTTCA GATGGAGGCTGCTGCTGTCCTGGGGATGTAGCTAAGGCCTTTG GGGCAGGTGCTGACTTCGTGATGCTGGGTGGCATGCTAGCAGGGCACAGTGAGTCAGGTGGCGAACTCATCGAGAGGGATGGCAAGAAATACAAGCTCTTCTATGGGATGAGTTCTGAGCTGGCCATGAAGAAGTATGCTGGGGGTGTGGCTGAGTACAG GGCCTCTGAGGGAAAGACGGTGGAAGTACCATTTAAAGGGGATGTGGAGCACACCATCCGGGACATCCTGGGAGGCATCCGCTCCACATGCACTTATGTGGGAGCAGCAAAGCTCAAGGAGCTGAGCCGCAGAACGACCTTCATTCGTGTCACCCAGCAAGTGAATCCAATCTTCAGTGAGGAGAGCTAG